DNA sequence from the Streptomyces sp. HUAS 15-9 genome:
CGCCGTACCTCGCGCACCGGCTGGACGCGGCGGCGAAGCTGTACCGCGCGGGCCGTATCGAGGTGGTGCTGGTCACCGGGGACAACAGCCGCAAGGACTACGACGAGCCCGACGCGATGCGGACCTACCTCACCAGGCACGGGGTGCCGGATGCCCGGATCGTCAGCGACTACGCCGGCTTCGACACCTGGGACTCCTGTGTCCGGGCGAAGAAGATCTTCGGCGTCGACCGGGCCGTGCTGATCAGCCAGGGCTTCCACATCCGCCGCGCGGTCGCCCTGTGCGAGGCGGCGGGGGTCGAGTCGTACGGCATCGGGGTCGACGCCAAGCATGACGTCACCTGGTACTACGGCGGCACCCGCGAGATCTTCGCGGCGGGCAAGGCGGCGCTGGACGCGGTGTTCGAGCCGGATCCGACGTTCCTGGGGCCACGGGAGCACGGGGTCACGAAGGCGCTGGCGGGGGCACGGGGCTGAGCATGGAGATCACGGACCTGACGCCGGCCGAGCGGCGCGTCCGGGACGCCTTCCCGCTCGGCGAGGGGGTCGACTTCCGGGAGGGCGACGACGAGGACCCCGCGCAGGGCGCCTCGTGGGGTCCCGAGCGCACCCTGCGGGCGGAGGTGCTGCGGGAGCTGCTGCTGGACGGGCCGGTGCGGGAGGGGCGGATAGCCGGTCTGAAGGTGACGGGCGCGCGGATCACCGGGTGTCTGGACCTCAAGTACGGCACCGTCGGTCATCCCGTCCGGCTGCGTTTCTGCCACTTCGAGGAGGCACCCGATCTGTACGGGGCGCAGGTCGTCGCTCTGGTCCTGAGCGACTCGCTGCTGCCGGGGCTGACGGCCGGGAGTCTGCGCGCCGAAGGGGTCGTGCGGATCACCTGCTGCCGTGTCACGGGGCCGGTACGGCTCCAGGGGGCGAAGCTGGCCGGAGCGTTCTTCGCCAACGGTGCGCGGCTCGGCAGGCCCGGTGAGGTTCCCGAGGAGCCCGTGCTCCAGCTCAACCACGCCGAGGTGGGCACGGACGTGTGGGCTCCCGGGCTGGTCGCGCACGGCAAGGTGCACTTGAACGGGGCGGTCGTCCGCAATCAGGTGAACCTCAACGACGCGGAGCTGAACGCCCCCGGAGACACCGCGTTGCACGCCGAGGTGCTGACGGTCGGCACCGACCTGCACGCCATGCGGCTGCGGACCCGTGGCCGGGTCAACCTGGGCGGTGCCAGGATTCCCCGTCAGCTCAATCTCGCCCACGCCCGGCTTTCCAACCCTGGCGGCAGGGCCCTGCGCGCCAGCAGCAGTGTCGTCGGCGAGCTGTGGCTGCGGGAGGCCGCGCCGATCGAAGGGGCGGTCAATCTGCGCCGTGCCCAGTTCGACCTGTTGCATGTGCCGCCCGAGGTGTGGCCCCGGCAGGTCCAGACCGACGGGCTCAGCTACCGCGTCCTGACCCCGCACCTCCCGGCCGAGCAGCGTCTTCCGCTGCTGGAAGGCGAGCCGGACGGGTATCTTCCCCAACCCTACGAGCAGTTGACCACGGCGTACCGCACGGTGGGCGACGAGGCCGCCGCGCGCACCGTCCAGCTGGCCAAGTTCCGTCGCCACCGCCGCACCCTGCCGCCGTACGCCCGGCTGTGGGGTTACCTCCAGGACGCGGCCGTCGGCTACGGCTTCCGCCCGATGCGGGCCGCGGGCTGGCTGCTCTTGCTGCTGTGCACGGGCACGCTCGCGTTCGCCCTGCATCATCCGTCCGCGCTCAAGCCCTCCGAGGCGCCCGCCTTCAACCCGCTCTTCTACACTCTCGACCTGCTGCTGCCGATCATCGACTTCGGCCAGGAGGCGGCGTTCGCGCCGCGCGGCTGGTACCAGTGGCTGTCGTATCTGCTGATCGCCACCGGCTGGGTGCTGGCGACGACGATCGCGGCGGGCGTCACCCGTTCCCTGAACCGGCAGTAGGAACGGAAACCGGTACCTCACGCCGCACCCGGCCCGGCGGGGAGGTCGGCTTCCCGGCCGTGTAACAGGGAGCCGTCACGGGACGTAACACGCCCGAAGCACGCTGGTCGGCATGGAGACCACCTCGACGCCCACCCACTGCCCGTACTGCGCCCTGCA
Encoded proteins:
- a CDS encoding SanA/YdcF family protein → MKIRRPRLPRTRAGWRRLVQGVMAGCVLALLPMTWLYMSTADRLRTTADAPRTEVAMVFGAGLWGDGKPSPYLAHRLDAAAKLYRAGRIEVVLVTGDNSRKDYDEPDAMRTYLTRHGVPDARIVSDYAGFDTWDSCVRAKKIFGVDRAVLISQGFHIRRAVALCEAAGVESYGIGVDAKHDVTWYYGGTREIFAAGKAALDAVFEPDPTFLGPREHGVTKALAGARG
- a CDS encoding membrane-associated oxidoreductase, with the protein product MEITDLTPAERRVRDAFPLGEGVDFREGDDEDPAQGASWGPERTLRAEVLRELLLDGPVREGRIAGLKVTGARITGCLDLKYGTVGHPVRLRFCHFEEAPDLYGAQVVALVLSDSLLPGLTAGSLRAEGVVRITCCRVTGPVRLQGAKLAGAFFANGARLGRPGEVPEEPVLQLNHAEVGTDVWAPGLVAHGKVHLNGAVVRNQVNLNDAELNAPGDTALHAEVLTVGTDLHAMRLRTRGRVNLGGARIPRQLNLAHARLSNPGGRALRASSSVVGELWLREAAPIEGAVNLRRAQFDLLHVPPEVWPRQVQTDGLSYRVLTPHLPAEQRLPLLEGEPDGYLPQPYEQLTTAYRTVGDEAAARTVQLAKFRRHRRTLPPYARLWGYLQDAAVGYGFRPMRAAGWLLLLLCTGTLAFALHHPSALKPSEAPAFNPLFYTLDLLLPIIDFGQEAAFAPRGWYQWLSYLLIATGWVLATTIAAGVTRSLNRQ